In Gopherus flavomarginatus isolate rGopFla2 chromosome 5, rGopFla2.mat.asm, whole genome shotgun sequence, one DNA window encodes the following:
- the LOC127052538 gene encoding zinc finger protein 239-like has product MVSENEETPQQEDAEQVEPHGTLSGRPKGNVSGSCALPERTNACETKHRPEENFSSHSDLITRESINLEETRYRCHKCEKSFNGSSDLLTHQRIHRGEKPYMCSECGNSFNRSSHLIRHRSIHTGETPYTCSECRKSFNRNSSLIRHQKTHTGEKPYTCSECGKCFSYNSVLISHQRIHTGETPYTCSVCGKSFNQGSSLIRHQQIHTGWTPYTCPECGKCFSYRSALRMHQRIHTGDKPFECSECGKRFMDRSALITHERIHTGERPYMCSECGKSFSQSSNLIRHRTIHRGEMPYTCAECGKSFKQSSALITHQRIHRGETSYTCSECGKIFNRSSSLIRHQKIHI; this is encoded by the coding sequence ATGGTGAGTGAGAACGAGGAGACAccccagcaggaagatgctgagcaagtAGAACCACATGGGACATTATCCGGAAGACCCAAAGGGAATGTTTCCgggagttgtgcactcccagaaagAACAAATGCCTGTGAGACTAAGCACAGGCCAGAGGAAAACTTCAGTAGCCACTCAGACCTTATTACACGCGAGAGCATCAACTTGGAAGAGACTCGCTACAGATGCCATAAGTGTGAGAAAAGCTTCAATGGGAGCTCAGACCttctcacacatcagagaatccacaggggagagaaaccctacatgtgctctgagtgtgggaacagcttcaatcggagctcacaccttatcagacataggagcatccacacaggagagacgccctacacgtgctctgagtgcaggaaaagcttcaatcggaaCTCAAGCcttattagacatcagaaaacccacacaggagaaaaaccctacacctgctctgagtgtgggaaatgcttcagttATAACTCAGTCCTCATCTCacatcagcgaatccacacaggagagacacccTACACGTGTTCtgtgtgtgggaaaagcttcaaccaGGGCTCAAGCCTTATTAGACATCAGCAAATCCATACTGGATGGACACCCTACACATGCCcggagtgtgggaaatgcttcagttATAGATCAGCCCTTCGCATGcatcagagaattcacacaggTGACAAACCCTTtgaatgctctgagtgtgggaaacgcTTCATGGATCGTTCAGCCCTCATCActcatgagagaatccacacaggagagagaccctacatgtgctctgagtgtgggaaaagcttcagtcagagctcaaATCTTATCAGACATCGGACAATCCACAGAGGAGAGATGCCCTAcacatgcgctgagtgtgggaagAGTTTTAAGCAGAGCTCTGCCctgatcacacatcagagaatccacagaggAGAGACGTCCTAcacgtgctctgagtgtgggaaaatctTCAATCGGAGCTCCAGCcttattagacatcagaaaatccacatatGA